One part of the Lotus japonicus ecotype B-129 chromosome 2, LjGifu_v1.2 genome encodes these proteins:
- the LOC130737608 gene encoding uncharacterized protein LOC130737608 translates to MYNNVGSQPGVPQPPTSSQANPFGNAFQVAGSGLIRGGLGAYGGKILGSSSEYVQSNISRYFSDPQYYFQVNDHYVKNKLKVVLFPFLHRGHWTRITEPVGGRLSYKPPIYDINAPDLYIPLMAFGTYVVLAGLSLGLHGKFSPEALNLLFIKGLLGWFMQASLLKMTLLSLGSGEAPLLDIIAYAGYTFTGICLAVLGRIILGYSYYFLMPWTCLCMAVFLVKTMKRVLFAEVRTYDSSKHHYLLLFIALVQFPLFTWLGNITVNWLL, encoded by the exons ATGTATAATAACGTTGGATCCCAACCTGGGGTGCCACAGCCTCCAACAAGTTCACAAGCGAATCCTTTTGGGAATGCATTTCAAGTTGCTGGTTCAGGACTTATTCGAGGTGGACTGGGTGCCTATGGAGGAAAGATTTTGGGATCAAGCTCTGAGTATGTCCAAAGCAAT ATAAGCCGGTATTTCTCTGATCCCCAATACTACTTTCAAGTGAATGACCATTATGTTAAGAACAAATTGAAGGTGGTTTTGTTTCCATTTCTACACAGG GGCCACTGGACTAGAATTACTGAGCCAGTCGGGGGTAGGTTGTCCTATAAACCACCTATTTATGACATAAATGCACCAGACCTATACATTCCATTGATGGCATTCGGTACCTACGTTGTTCTTGCTGGCCTCTCATTGGGTCTTCATGGAAA GTTTAGTCCAGAGGCTTTGAACTTGTTATTCATCAAGGGATTGCTTGGTTGGTTTATGCAAGCCTCACTGCTTAAGATGACTTTGCTTTCACTGGGCAGTGGGGAAGCTCCACTGCTGGACATCATAGCATATGCTGGATATACTTTCACTGGCATATGTTTGGCTGTTCTTGGAAGAATAATTTTGGGCTACTCCTACTACTTTTTGATGCCATGGACCTGTTTATGCATGGCAGTATTTTTGGTGAAAACAATGAAGAGAGTTCTTTTTGCGGAGGTTAGGACTTATGACTCCAGCAAACACCACTATCTCTTGCTCTTCATTGCTTTGGTCCAGTTCCCATTGTTCACATGGCTTGGCAACATTACTGTCAATTGGCTTTTATAG